One window from the genome of Sandaracinaceae bacterium encodes:
- a CDS encoding sulfate ABC transporter permease subunit yields MQRVDAEPLRMTPVPTTAALPTVSRPRTILGQLTLAAVVLAYLGVILLAPIVALVVETAKVGFGPAFEAVMTPDALSALERSFLLVVIALAVNTVVGTLGAIVIVRHRFPGRRLLSALFDLPLAVSPVMIGLGFLLLVGRDGLFEPALTTLGLKVVFSLPGLVIGTLFVTLPYTVREIAYVLEEIGTSEEEAATTLGASPWQTFFRVTLPNIRLALGYGLLMTAARTLGEFGAVLVLGGSISGQTQTATTFIHDAIEERHLAGAYGMAMVLAVVSVALLLVLEFAKSRRQPATAGKAGT; encoded by the coding sequence ATGCAGCGCGTTGATGCAGAGCCCCTGCGCATGACGCCCGTGCCCACGACGGCCGCCCTGCCCACGGTGTCGCGGCCGCGCACCATCCTGGGTCAGCTCACGCTGGCTGCGGTGGTGCTCGCGTACCTCGGCGTCATCCTGTTGGCGCCCATCGTGGCGCTGGTGGTCGAGACCGCGAAGGTGGGCTTCGGTCCCGCCTTCGAGGCCGTCATGACGCCCGACGCGCTCTCGGCGCTCGAACGCTCGTTCCTGCTCGTGGTCATCGCGCTGGCCGTCAACACCGTGGTGGGCACGCTCGGCGCCATCGTGATCGTGCGGCACCGCTTCCCGGGCCGGCGCTTGCTGAGCGCCCTCTTCGACCTGCCGCTGGCCGTGTCGCCCGTCATGATCGGGCTCGGCTTCCTGCTGCTGGTGGGGCGCGACGGCCTCTTCGAGCCGGCGCTCACCACGCTGGGCCTGAAGGTGGTGTTCTCGCTGCCCGGCCTGGTCATCGGCACGCTGTTCGTGACGCTGCCCTACACGGTGCGCGAGATCGCCTACGTGCTCGAGGAGATCGGCACGAGCGAAGAGGAGGCCGCCACCACGCTGGGCGCGTCTCCGTGGCAGACCTTCTTCCGCGTCACGTTGCCCAACATCCGGCTCGCGCTCGGCTACGGGCTGCTGATGACGGCCGCGCGCACGCTGGGCGAGTTCGGCGCCGTGCTGGTCTTGGGCGGCAGCATCTCGGGGCAGACCCAGACCGCCACCACCTTCATCCACGACGCCATCGAAGAGCGCCACCTCGCGGGCGCCTACGGCATGGCGATGGTCCTGGCGGTGGTCAGCGTCGCCCTCTTGTTGGTGTTGGAGTTCGCAAAGAGTCGTAGGCAGCCGGCGACGGCAGGCAAGGCAGGCACATGA
- a CDS encoding potassium channel protein — protein MTALSKLPDVYKRIIVAAGVLTFVIIAGTTSYHEVGAGRWSYFDCFYMTVITLSTVGFGETLPGMAGVHEARLITLALIVAGSGTLLYFISNLTALIVEGDLQGLLRRRRMERAIEHLQNHVIVCGIGTTGRHIVRELSTAGTRFVVVDTNRERIEEMVEHMDGELLYILGDATDDAVMERAGITQCHGIIAALSDDRSNLFVTISARALNKTARIVAKAVEASTERKLYRAGADSVVSPNYIGGMRLANEMIRPKTVEFLDRILQDRDGNQLRIEEIAIPEGSSIFGRTLSQTRIRNTGALVLAVHQPDGTYVYNPKGDMVIVKGSGIVVLADEGALTLLHDALDRNVLTHFAG, from the coding sequence GTGACGGCGCTCTCGAAGCTTCCCGACGTCTACAAGCGCATCATCGTCGCGGCCGGCGTGCTGACCTTCGTGATCATCGCGGGCACCACCTCCTATCACGAGGTGGGCGCGGGCCGCTGGTCGTACTTCGACTGCTTCTACATGACGGTCATCACGCTCTCGACCGTGGGCTTCGGCGAGACGCTGCCGGGCATGGCCGGGGTGCACGAGGCCCGCCTGATCACGCTCGCCCTGATCGTGGCCGGCAGCGGCACCCTGCTCTACTTCATCTCCAACCTCACCGCCCTGATCGTCGAAGGCGATCTCCAGGGCCTCCTCCGCAGGCGACGCATGGAACGCGCGATCGAACACCTCCAGAACCACGTCATCGTCTGCGGCATCGGCACCACCGGGCGGCACATCGTCCGGGAGCTCAGCACGGCGGGCACCCGCTTCGTGGTGGTGGACACCAACCGCGAGCGCATCGAAGAGATGGTCGAGCACATGGACGGTGAGCTGCTCTACATCCTGGGTGACGCCACCGACGACGCGGTCATGGAGCGCGCGGGCATCACCCAGTGCCACGGCATCATCGCGGCGCTCAGCGACGACCGCAGCAACCTCTTCGTCACCATCTCGGCCCGGGCGCTGAACAAGACCGCCCGCATCGTGGCCAAGGCCGTGGAGGCCAGCACCGAGCGCAAGCTCTACCGCGCCGGCGCCGACTCGGTGGTGTCCCCCAACTACATCGGCGGCATGCGCCTGGCCAACGAGATGATCCGCCCGAAGACGGTGGAGTTCCTGGACCGCATCCTCCAGGACCGCGACGGCAACCAACTGCGCATCGAGGAGATCGCCATCCCCGAGGGGTCCAGCATCTTCGGGCGCACCCTGTCGCAGACCCGCATCCGCAACACGGGGGCCCTGGTGCTGGCCGTCCACCAGCCGGACGGCACCTACGTCTACAACCCCAAGGGCGACATGGTCATCGTCAAGGGCAGCGGCATCGTGGTGCTGGCCGACGAGGGCGCGCTGACCCTCCTGCACGACGCCCTCGACCGCAACGTCCTCACGCATTTCGCGGGCTGA
- a CDS encoding sulfate ABC transporter permease subunit, protein MSTPSHALHPSGGERALRLGVASYAIALVAIPLVVIVHVAFADGFDAFWQHVTAPVAKAALWLTLWTAVLVGVLNTFLGTATAWVLVRYPLPGRALLSALVDLPLAVPTLVAGVMLAILYGPSSVAGERFEAWGFEVIFAPPGIVIALLFVTLPFVVRAVEPLLAEIDPAEEEAAIVLGAGPWRTFRTVFLPAIMPAAISGGIRSLGRALGEFGSIVVVAGNIPFETLTAPVFLFGEIESGAPKAAAAVSTVLLVFALSLHGVARYLEEHTGARDAAR, encoded by the coding sequence ATGAGCACCCCCAGCCACGCGCTCCATCCGAGTGGCGGTGAGCGCGCGCTGCGCCTCGGCGTCGCGTCCTACGCCATCGCGTTGGTGGCCATCCCGCTGGTGGTGATCGTGCACGTCGCGTTCGCCGACGGCTTCGACGCCTTCTGGCAGCATGTCACGGCGCCCGTCGCGAAAGCGGCGCTGTGGCTCACCTTGTGGACCGCCGTGCTGGTGGGCGTGCTCAACACCTTCCTCGGCACCGCCACGGCTTGGGTGCTGGTGCGCTACCCCCTGCCGGGTCGCGCGCTGCTCTCGGCCCTGGTGGACCTCCCGCTGGCCGTCCCCACGCTCGTTGCCGGCGTCATGCTGGCCATCCTGTACGGCCCCTCCTCGGTGGCGGGCGAGCGCTTCGAGGCCTGGGGCTTCGAGGTGATCTTCGCGCCCCCCGGCATCGTCATCGCGCTGCTGTTCGTGACGCTGCCCTTCGTGGTGCGCGCGGTGGAGCCGCTGCTCGCCGAGATCGACCCCGCCGAAGAAGAGGCCGCCATCGTGCTCGGCGCCGGTCCGTGGCGAACCTTCCGCACGGTGTTCCTGCCGGCCATCATGCCCGCCGCCATCTCGGGCGGCATCCGCTCGCTGGGCCGCGCGCTCGGTGAGTTCGGCTCCATCGTGGTGGTGGCCGGCAACATCCCGTTCGAGACGCTCACGGCGCCGGTCTTCCTCTTCGGCGAGATCGAGAGCGGCGCCCCCAAGGCGGCCGCCGCCGTGTCCACGGTGCTGCTGGTGTTCGCGCTCTCGCTGCACGGCGTGGCGCGCTACCTCGAAGAGCACACGGGAGCTCGCGATGCAGCGCGTTGA
- a CDS encoding porin — MALLYSLLTAPVSAQPAGGDTAEPSVTGGAAEPAAESGAPAPVADVPPVQLASEPAAEAEVPAYTLTGAQGSGVTLTVGDVFSLNVRSRIQLRYQLSIPNEDAMGDRDLDQLVNIGTARLWFSGHIRVPELTYMIQLAVAGRDFRDGAISPIFDAYLDWKVHRDFSLRAGQFFVPFDRLRTVRESGLQMADRPRPVLELTLDRDVGVMLYSDHFLGDESPVAWRVGVFGGGGTNLSLGREPGALLVARVELRPLGDIDDDTEGDLKRRAQPGLALGAAFAANLNTNRSRSTTGTTFTGGTTDYVQAALDLVFKWRGFALQAEYIYRGASNDQILSTDDDGNPVVEYTRSGHGWILQGSYVFDPPFELVGRVSRLYALSGTAPAYISEVDTRGLEIAAGANYYFNDHKLKLQADWIARMPPGAEFGRADHVVHLQLDITL, encoded by the coding sequence GTGGCGTTGCTCTACTCGCTCCTGACGGCTCCGGTCAGCGCCCAACCCGCGGGGGGCGACACGGCCGAGCCCTCCGTCACGGGGGGCGCGGCCGAGCCTGCTGCAGAGTCCGGTGCGCCGGCTCCGGTGGCGGACGTCCCGCCTGTCCAGCTCGCGTCGGAGCCGGCCGCTGAAGCCGAGGTGCCTGCCTACACGCTGACCGGCGCGCAGGGGTCGGGCGTCACGCTGACCGTGGGCGACGTGTTCTCACTGAACGTCCGCAGCCGCATCCAGCTGCGCTACCAGCTGAGCATCCCGAACGAGGACGCGATGGGCGATCGAGACCTCGACCAGCTCGTCAACATCGGCACGGCGCGCCTGTGGTTCTCGGGGCACATCCGCGTGCCCGAGCTGACCTACATGATCCAGCTGGCCGTGGCCGGGCGCGACTTCCGCGATGGCGCCATCTCGCCCATCTTCGATGCCTACCTGGACTGGAAGGTGCACCGCGACTTCAGCCTGCGCGCGGGCCAGTTCTTCGTGCCCTTCGACCGGCTGCGCACCGTGCGCGAGTCGGGCCTGCAGATGGCCGACCGGCCGCGCCCCGTGCTGGAGCTCACGCTCGATCGCGACGTGGGCGTGATGCTCTACTCGGACCACTTCCTGGGCGACGAGTCACCCGTGGCCTGGCGCGTGGGCGTCTTCGGCGGCGGCGGCACCAACCTGAGCCTCGGTCGCGAGCCCGGCGCCCTGCTGGTGGCGCGCGTGGAGCTGCGCCCGCTCGGCGACATCGACGACGACACGGAGGGCGACCTGAAGCGTCGCGCGCAGCCGGGCCTCGCGCTCGGCGCCGCCTTCGCCGCCAACCTCAACACCAACCGCTCGCGCAGCACCACGGGCACCACCTTCACGGGCGGCACCACGGACTACGTGCAGGCCGCCCTCGACCTGGTGTTCAAGTGGCGCGGTTTCGCGCTGCAAGCCGAGTACATCTACCGCGGCGCTTCCAACGACCAGATCCTGTCCACCGACGACGACGGCAACCCCGTGGTGGAGTACACGCGTTCGGGCCACGGCTGGATCCTGCAAGGGTCCTATGTGTTCGACCCGCCCTTCGAGCTGGTGGGGCGCGTCTCACGCTTGTACGCGCTGAGCGGCACGGCGCCCGCGTACATCAGCGAGGTGGACACCCGCGGCCTCGAGATCGCAGCCGGCGCCAACTACTACTTCAACGACCACAAGCTGAAGCTGCAGGCCGACTGGATTGCGCGCATGCCTCCGGGCGCCGAGTTCGGCCGCGCCGACCACGTGGTGCACCTGCAGCTGGACATCACGCTGTAG
- the cysA gene encoding sulfate ABC transporter ATP-binding protein, protein MRIRVENLSKRFGSFVAVNNVSFEVESGSLVALLGPSGSGKSTILRILAGLESADSGRVWFDDEEATHVHARSRGIGFVFQHYALFRHLTVGDNVAFGLDVRKVPKEISAKRASELLQLVGLGGLEHRYPAQLSGGQRQRVALARALAPEPKLLLLDEPFGAVDAKVREELRQWLRRLHDEVGVTSIFVTHDQDEAFAVSDRVLVIHQGGLEQSGTPTEILDEPATEFVASFVGEVNVFASVVEDGKAVVGELHAPLRGQHAEGPVRLVIRSYDLKFWRDDQGIATVERVVTLGDRVRIHATLDGAGPIVAQFPRRSSLLKGIEPGSRIAVEVTSARTYPVETAQAQV, encoded by the coding sequence ATGAGGATCCGAGTCGAAAATCTCTCGAAGCGCTTCGGCAGCTTCGTGGCCGTCAACAACGTCAGCTTCGAGGTGGAGAGCGGCTCGCTGGTCGCGCTGCTGGGCCCCTCGGGCAGCGGCAAGAGCACCATCCTGCGCATCCTGGCGGGGCTCGAGTCCGCCGACTCGGGGCGCGTCTGGTTCGACGACGAGGAGGCCACGCACGTGCACGCGCGCAGCCGCGGCATCGGCTTCGTGTTCCAGCACTATGCGCTCTTCCGGCACCTCACCGTGGGCGACAACGTGGCGTTCGGGCTGGACGTGCGAAAGGTCCCCAAAGAGATCTCCGCCAAGCGCGCCAGCGAGCTCTTGCAGCTGGTGGGCCTCGGCGGCCTCGAGCACCGCTACCCCGCGCAGCTCTCCGGTGGTCAGCGGCAGCGCGTGGCGCTCGCGCGTGCCCTCGCCCCCGAGCCCAAGCTCCTGCTGCTGGACGAACCCTTCGGGGCCGTGGACGCCAAGGTGCGCGAGGAGCTGCGCCAGTGGCTGCGACGCCTGCACGACGAGGTGGGCGTCACGTCCATCTTCGTGACGCACGACCAGGACGAGGCCTTCGCCGTGTCGGACCGTGTGCTGGTCATTCATCAGGGCGGGCTCGAGCAGAGCGGCACGCCCACCGAGATCCTGGACGAGCCGGCCACCGAGTTCGTGGCCAGCTTCGTGGGCGAGGTGAACGTGTTCGCGTCCGTGGTGGAAGACGGCAAGGCGGTGGTGGGCGAGCTGCACGCACCGCTGCGTGGCCAGCACGCCGAGGGGCCCGTGCGCCTGGTGATCCGGTCGTACGACCTCAAGTTCTGGCGTGACGACCAGGGCATCGCGACGGTGGAGCGCGTGGTCACGCTGGGCGACCGCGTCCGCATCCACGCCACCCTCGACGGGGCCGGGCCGATCGTCGCGCAGTTCCCCCGACGCAGCAGCTTGCTCAAGGGGATCGAGCCTGGCTCGCGGATTGCTGTGGAGGTCACCAGCGCCCGCACCTATCCCGTGGAAACCGCGCAAGCCCAGGTGTAG
- a CDS encoding sulfate ABC transporter substrate-binding protein → MPTASFSLSGAPAGVLPFLLTLGALAFGCSGSSSSEAAATEGNTITLGAYTTPREAYGDILPAFRAHHRAAGGADVTIRESYLGSGAQARAILGGFEADVAALSLEPDIELLREGGLIRHDWHAGEHDGMVTRSVVVIGVRPGNPKNIRTWQDLARPGIEVLTPNVRTSGGAMWNVLAIYGAAIRGHAGVPAGDRAAAIGLLADILRNVKIMDRGARDSMLTFERGVGDAIITYENEILVGRADGRDYEYVTGGSTILIENPVAIVDANVDRHGTREVAQAFIDYLTTPEAQRVFAQHGLRPVVESVATETQARFAAVEDLFTIRDLGGWAEAQRLLFAENGVYDQALARGQQENR, encoded by the coding sequence ATGCCAACCGCTTCGTTTAGTCTATCCGGCGCTCCCGCGGGTGTCCTCCCCTTCCTGCTGACCCTGGGCGCCCTCGCTTTCGGCTGCTCCGGCTCGAGCAGCAGCGAGGCCGCTGCCACCGAGGGCAACACCATCACCCTCGGCGCGTACACGACGCCCCGCGAAGCCTACGGCGACATCCTGCCCGCGTTCCGTGCGCACCACCGCGCAGCCGGTGGCGCCGACGTGACCATCCGCGAGTCCTATCTCGGCAGCGGCGCCCAAGCGCGCGCCATCCTTGGTGGCTTCGAAGCCGACGTCGCGGCGCTCTCGCTCGAGCCCGACATCGAGCTGCTGCGTGAGGGTGGGCTCATCCGCCACGACTGGCATGCGGGCGAGCACGACGGGATGGTCACGCGCTCCGTCGTCGTCATCGGTGTGCGCCCCGGCAACCCCAAGAACATCCGCACATGGCAGGACCTGGCGCGCCCCGGCATCGAGGTGCTCACGCCAAACGTGCGCACCAGCGGTGGCGCCATGTGGAACGTGCTCGCCATCTACGGCGCTGCGATCCGCGGGCATGCTGGCGTGCCTGCGGGAGACCGCGCCGCCGCCATCGGCCTCTTGGCGGACATCCTGCGCAACGTGAAGATCATGGACCGCGGCGCGCGCGACTCCATGCTCACCTTCGAGCGCGGCGTGGGCGACGCCATCATCACGTACGAGAACGAGATCCTGGTGGGCCGCGCCGACGGCCGCGACTACGAGTACGTGACCGGCGGCTCCACCATCCTCATCGAGAACCCGGTGGCCATCGTCGACGCGAACGTGGACCGCCACGGGACGCGTGAGGTGGCGCAGGCGTTCATCGACTACCTGACCACGCCCGAGGCGCAGCGCGTGTTCGCGCAGCACGGCCTGCGCCCCGTGGTGGAGAGCGTGGCCACCGAGACGCAAGCACGCTTTGCCGCGGTGGAAGACCTCTTCACCATCCGTGACCTGGGCGGCTGGGCCGAGGCGCAGCGCCTGCTGTTCGCCGAGAACGGCGTCTACGACCAAGCGCTCGCGCGCGGGCAGCAGGAGAACCGATGA
- a CDS encoding sigma 54-interacting transcriptional regulator — MSLESQLWREVCQHLELEESVQRVFDILAEHVPVVALVIRRLDLDPLRLTTVAMGTAEHGDAQADARKRWPSRTDLDRVAARELTHLLDQKRLAIVSRREPFLAEALVPKTVVGTVIAMPLAAGGKPVGVALLLVDPEVNVGHDHLDILAPAAWPLGVAFENDLRLHELARMREALEADREALLSRLERQDISEVVIGELGGLSNVMQRVEQVAKTDAPVLVLGETGSGKEVIARAIHSRSRRSKGPVVRINCGAIPSELVDSELFGHERGSFTGAVATRKGWFERADGGTLFLDEIGELPLAAQVRLLRVLQDGTLERVGGTQTISVDVRIVAATHRHLETMVAEGTFREDLWYRLSVFPVRLPALRERTEDIQVLASHFADRAGKRLGGAPLTLTASDIELLHTYQWPGNVRELAAVIERAAILGNGRRLELRTALGSSTEAPPARPTPGRTDTSRPPAQQAAPPGKITSLDDAMAKHIERALEACHGRIEGPFGAAKVLGINPHTLRARMRKLGLEWQKYRGADGQPAQE, encoded by the coding sequence ATGAGTCTCGAGTCCCAGCTGTGGCGCGAGGTCTGCCAGCACCTCGAGCTCGAGGAGTCCGTTCAGCGCGTGTTCGACATCCTGGCCGAGCACGTGCCGGTGGTGGCGCTGGTCATTCGGCGGCTCGACCTGGACCCACTGCGGCTCACCACGGTGGCCATGGGCACGGCCGAGCACGGTGACGCGCAGGCCGACGCCCGCAAGCGCTGGCCCTCGCGCACGGACCTCGACCGCGTGGCCGCGCGCGAGCTGACGCACCTGCTGGACCAGAAGCGCTTGGCCATCGTGTCGCGCCGGGAGCCCTTCCTGGCCGAGGCGCTGGTGCCCAAGACGGTGGTGGGCACGGTCATCGCCATGCCGCTCGCGGCGGGCGGCAAGCCGGTGGGCGTGGCGTTGCTGCTGGTGGACCCGGAGGTGAACGTCGGCCACGACCACCTCGACATCCTCGCGCCGGCCGCGTGGCCGCTGGGCGTGGCGTTCGAGAACGACCTGCGCCTGCACGAGCTGGCACGCATGCGCGAGGCCCTCGAGGCGGACCGCGAGGCGCTGTTGTCGCGCCTCGAGCGGCAGGACATCAGCGAGGTGGTGATCGGCGAGCTGGGCGGCCTGTCCAACGTCATGCAGCGCGTGGAGCAGGTGGCCAAGACCGATGCGCCCGTGCTGGTGCTGGGCGAGACGGGCTCCGGCAAGGAGGTCATCGCGCGCGCCATCCACTCGCGCTCGCGGCGGTCCAAGGGGCCCGTGGTGCGCATCAACTGCGGCGCCATCCCCTCGGAGCTGGTGGACTCGGAGCTGTTCGGCCACGAGCGCGGCTCGTTCACGGGCGCGGTAGCCACGCGCAAGGGCTGGTTCGAGCGCGCCGACGGCGGGACGTTGTTCCTGGACGAGATCGGCGAGCTGCCGCTGGCCGCCCAGGTGCGCCTGCTGCGCGTGCTGCAAGACGGCACGCTCGAGCGCGTGGGCGGCACGCAGACCATCAGCGTGGACGTGCGCATCGTGGCCGCCACGCACCGGCACCTCGAGACCATGGTGGCCGAGGGCACGTTCCGTGAAGACCTCTGGTATCGCCTGAGCGTGTTCCCCGTGCGCCTGCCCGCCCTGCGCGAGCGCACCGAGGACATCCAAGTGCTGGCCTCGCACTTCGCCGACCGCGCGGGCAAGCGCCTGGGCGGAGCCCCGCTCACGCTGACGGCGTCGGACATCGAGCTGCTGCACACCTATCAGTGGCCTGGCAACGTGCGCGAGCTGGCGGCCGTCATCGAGCGTGCCGCCATCCTGGGCAACGGCCGCCGCCTCGAGCTGCGCACCGCCCTCGGGTCCTCCACGGAGGCGCCGCCCGCGCGGCCCACGCCGGGGCGCACCGACACGTCACGCCCACCCGCACAGCAAGCCGCTCCGCCCGGCAAGATCACCAGCTTGGACGACGCCATGGCCAAGCACATCGAGCGCGCGCTCGAAGCCTGCCACGGCCGCATCGAGGGCCCCTTCGGCGCCGCCAAGGTGCTGGGCATCAACCCGCACACGCTGCGCGCGCGCATGCGCAAGCTGGGCCTCGAGTGGCAGAAGTACCGCGGGGCCGACGGGCAGCCGGCGCAGGAGTAG
- the dnaK gene encoding molecular chaperone DnaK, with protein MGKIIGIDLGTTNSVVAVMEGGEPKVIVNEEGDRITPSVVAWDDQGEILVGQIAKRQSVTNPENTVYSAKRFIGRRFEELASADTNRIPYKVLRRKDGGVGVQIRDKELAPPEISAHVLRKLKRAAENYLGETVTEAVITVPAYFNDSQRQATKDAGRIAGLDVKRIVNEPTAAALAYGLDKKTDHIIAVYDFGGGTFDISILEVGENVVDVISTNGDTHLGGDDVDDKIIDYLIAEFKKDTGIDASSDKMVLQRLKDAAEKAKIELSNKLETTVNLPFLTADASGPKHLNIRITRAKLEQMIEDLIQRTLTPVKKALADANKTAADIQEVVLVGGSTRIPLVQETVKKFFGKEPNKGVNPDEVVALGAAVQAGVLSGDVKEMVLLDVTPLSLGVETLGGVMTVMIPRNTTIPTRKEETYSTADDNQTQVEIHVLQGERAEAKQNRTLGRFKLSDIMPAPRGMPKIKVTFDIDANGILSVAAKDEATGKDTAITITANSGLSENDIERMVTEAAANEEEDKKRRNAVENRNKADQLCYGVEKALVDLKDKVPADKLADIESKVASLRSAIEASDNDRITSGITALEAAMSDIAQTAYGPSGAPPGAGGAAAGASAGADDDVIDAEFEETE; from the coding sequence ATGGGCAAGATCATCGGCATCGACCTCGGCACGACCAACTCCGTCGTCGCGGTGATGGAGGGCGGCGAGCCCAAGGTCATCGTCAACGAAGAGGGAGATCGCATCACGCCCTCGGTGGTGGCTTGGGACGACCAAGGCGAGATCCTCGTCGGGCAGATCGCGAAGCGCCAGTCCGTCACCAACCCCGAGAACACGGTCTACTCGGCCAAGCGCTTCATCGGGCGCCGCTTCGAGGAGCTGGCCTCCGCGGACACCAACCGCATCCCCTACAAGGTGCTGCGCCGCAAGGACGGCGGCGTGGGCGTCCAGATCCGTGACAAGGAGCTGGCTCCCCCCGAGATCTCGGCGCACGTGCTGCGCAAGCTGAAGCGGGCCGCCGAGAACTACCTGGGCGAGACCGTCACCGAGGCCGTCATCACGGTCCCCGCGTACTTCAACGACTCGCAGCGCCAGGCCACCAAGGACGCGGGCCGCATCGCCGGTCTGGACGTCAAGCGTATCGTCAACGAGCCCACCGCGGCCGCCCTGGCCTACGGCCTCGACAAGAAGACGGACCACATCATCGCGGTCTACGACTTCGGTGGCGGCACGTTCGACATCTCCATCCTCGAGGTGGGCGAGAACGTGGTGGACGTCATCAGCACCAACGGTGATACCCACCTGGGCGGCGACGACGTCGACGACAAGATCATCGACTACCTCATCGCCGAGTTCAAGAAGGACACCGGCATCGACGCGAGCTCCGACAAGATGGTGCTCCAGCGCCTCAAGGACGCGGCGGAGAAGGCCAAGATCGAGCTCTCCAACAAGCTCGAGACCACGGTCAACCTGCCGTTCCTCACGGCCGACGCCTCGGGTCCGAAGCACCTCAACATCCGCATCACGCGCGCCAAGCTCGAGCAGATGATCGAGGACCTCATCCAGCGCACGCTCACGCCCGTCAAGAAGGCGCTGGCGGACGCCAACAAGACCGCAGCCGACATCCAGGAGGTCGTCCTGGTCGGTGGCTCCACGCGTATCCCGCTCGTGCAGGAGACCGTGAAGAAGTTCTTCGGCAAGGAGCCCAACAAGGGCGTGAACCCGGACGAGGTCGTGGCCCTCGGCGCGGCGGTCCAGGCCGGCGTGCTCTCCGGCGACGTGAAGGAGATGGTGCTGCTCGACGTGACCCCGCTCAGCCTCGGCGTCGAGACGCTCGGCGGCGTGATGACGGTCATGATCCCGCGCAACACCACCATCCCCACCCGCAAGGAGGAGACCTACTCCACCGCGGACGACAACCAGACCCAGGTGGAGATCCACGTGCTCCAGGGTGAGCGCGCGGAGGCCAAGCAGAACCGCACGCTCGGGCGCTTCAAGCTCTCGGACATCATGCCGGCCCCGCGCGGCATGCCCAAGATCAAGGTCACGTTCGACATCGACGCGAACGGCATCTTGAGCGTGGCGGCCAAGGACGAGGCCACCGGCAAGGACACGGCCATCACCATCACGGCCAACTCCGGCCTGAGCGAGAACGACATCGAGCGCATGGTCACCGAGGCCGCCGCGAACGAAGAGGAAGACAAGAAGCGCCGCAACGCGGTGGAGAACCGCAACAAGGCGGACCAGCTCTGCTACGGCGTCGAGAAGGCGCTGGTGGACCTCAAGGACAAGGTCCCGGCCGACAAGCTGGCGGACATCGAGAGCAAGGTGGCCAGCCTGCGCAGCGCCATCGAGGCGTCCGACAACGACCGCATCACGTCGGGCATCACGGCCCTCGAGGCGGCCATGAGCGACATCGCGCAGACGGCCTACGGCCCGAGCGGTGCCCCTCCCGGTGCCGGCGGCGCGGCGGCCGGTGCCAGCGCGGGCGCGGACGACGACGTCATCGACGCGGAATTCGAAGAGACCGAGTGA